From the genome of Variovorax sp. RA8, one region includes:
- a CDS encoding SMI1/KNR4 family protein encodes MSAHFADDELALLREHGIVLFAERVIFDARPPMTVEQIAAVQELCAGPLPPELVALWQRTAGGRIDYDLHLRINGYEEAVSWAELFWKGSGADHDLQDWIEHEQQNAREAAAARDQQWDGKLTALPFGGFESSDRIYAVVERGADYGHILAWKQGLPEAWAHAMHEDGLTTIAHDLPAAFAMLHLDEDPLEPAGDYFTGQALLEYLDERHQTHGLALELVDKLVAFYRRAVVDWRTPLAAGTLASDGALSRIALRHAVATDDKALVERLAANGVPLDGPLQGSALATDLALAHGAHHAAEALARAGAPVSPDALDAIDSAVSPELVALLLERGARPSATAIAECVACGAPAAARVIADAYRKQHEDLPTAFETVRQDMLADLESSLAEVRTGKRSHYLGAEGLAERVDHLQSFSL; translated from the coding sequence ATGAGCGCCCATTTTGCCGACGACGAACTGGCCCTCCTGCGCGAGCACGGCATCGTGCTCTTCGCCGAGCGGGTGATATTCGACGCCCGGCCCCCGATGACGGTCGAGCAGATCGCGGCCGTGCAGGAACTCTGCGCCGGGCCGCTCCCGCCCGAGCTCGTCGCGCTCTGGCAACGCACGGCGGGCGGCCGCATCGACTACGACCTGCATCTGCGCATCAACGGCTACGAGGAGGCCGTGAGCTGGGCCGAGCTGTTCTGGAAAGGCAGCGGCGCAGACCATGACCTCCAGGACTGGATCGAACACGAACAGCAGAACGCGCGTGAGGCGGCCGCAGCCCGCGACCAGCAGTGGGACGGCAAGCTCACCGCCCTGCCCTTCGGCGGCTTCGAGTCCAGCGACCGGATCTACGCCGTGGTCGAGCGCGGCGCCGACTATGGCCACATCCTGGCCTGGAAGCAGGGCCTGCCCGAGGCCTGGGCGCATGCGATGCACGAGGACGGCCTGACCACCATCGCGCACGACCTGCCCGCCGCGTTCGCCATGCTGCACCTGGACGAGGACCCTCTCGAGCCCGCCGGCGACTATTTCACCGGACAGGCGCTGCTCGAATACCTCGACGAACGGCACCAGACGCACGGGCTCGCGCTCGAGCTGGTGGACAAGCTGGTGGCCTTCTACCGTCGCGCGGTGGTCGACTGGCGCACGCCGCTGGCCGCGGGCACGCTGGCCAGCGACGGCGCTCTCTCGCGCATCGCCCTGCGTCACGCGGTCGCGACCGACGACAAGGCGCTGGTCGAGCGGCTCGCCGCCAACGGCGTGCCGCTCGACGGGCCGCTGCAGGGCAGCGCGCTGGCCACCGACCTGGCCCTCGCCCACGGCGCGCACCATGCGGCGGAAGCGCTCGCGCGCGCGGGGGCGCCCGTGTCGCCCGATGCGCTCGACGCCATCGACAGCGCAGTTTCGCCAGAGCTCGTGGCCCTTCTGCTGGAGCGCGGCGCCCGGCCCAGCGCGACCGCGATCGCCGAATGCGTGGCCTGCGGTGCGCCCGCCGCGGCGCGGGTGATCGCCGACGCCTATCGGAAGCAGCACGAGGACCTGCCTACGGCATTCGAGACGGTGCGCCAGGACATGCTGGCCGACCTGGAGAGCTCGCTGGCCGAAGTGCGCACCGGCAAGCGCAGCCACTACCTCGGCGCCGAGGGCCTGGCCGAGCGAGTCGACCACCTGCAGAGCTTCAGTCTCTGA
- a CDS encoding FAD-dependent monooxygenase produces the protein MRAAHILVAGGGIAGLASALALARRCHRIDLFEQAVAFGEVGAGIQLGPNVARRLQMLGVWEPLMRIAARPEALVVRSAVRGGEIARLPLGNAMLRSYGAPYLCAHRADLHALLLAAVRGTGAVTVNTGARITDAVARAGAVCVASTATRAWEGDALIGADGLWSTVRARVVEDASPPRATGHTAWRALVAQSALPAALRSMQISVWLGPRLHAVAYPVRRGEALNVVVLAEAAPSGDARDWDQASSLAALQAATGHMDAGLQALLEAMPAWRAWTLCDRTPLSGPDQMAGERVALVGDAAHPMLPYLAQGAGMAIEDGVALAEALDGCGAEEVPQRLARYAQGRWERNAQVQARARRNGEIFHATGLVRVGRDAALRVLGARLLDVPWLYGA, from the coding sequence ATGCGTGCCGCTCATATCCTGGTCGCGGGCGGCGGCATTGCGGGCCTGGCCAGCGCGCTCGCCCTGGCCCGTCGTTGCCACCGCATCGACCTGTTCGAACAGGCCGTAGCCTTCGGGGAGGTCGGCGCTGGCATCCAGCTCGGCCCCAACGTCGCGCGCCGCCTGCAGATGCTCGGGGTGTGGGAGCCGCTGATGCGCATTGCTGCCAGGCCCGAGGCGCTGGTTGTCCGCAGCGCCGTTCGCGGCGGCGAGATCGCGCGCCTGCCGCTCGGCAATGCGATGCTGCGCAGCTATGGCGCCCCCTACCTCTGCGCGCATCGCGCCGACCTGCATGCGCTGCTGCTCGCCGCCGTGCGTGGCACCGGCGCCGTCACCGTCAACACCGGCGCGCGCATCACCGATGCCGTGGCTCGTGCGGGCGCGGTCTGCGTCGCGAGCACTGCCACCAGGGCCTGGGAAGGCGATGCGCTGATCGGCGCCGATGGCCTTTGGAGCACGGTGCGCGCGCGGGTCGTGGAGGATGCATCCCCGCCGCGTGCGACCGGCCATACGGCCTGGCGCGCCCTCGTCGCGCAATCGGCGCTGCCGGCGGCGTTGCGCAGCATGCAGATCAGCGTCTGGCTCGGCCCGCGCCTGCACGCCGTGGCCTACCCGGTACGCCGCGGCGAGGCCCTCAACGTGGTGGTGCTGGCCGAGGCCGCGCCGTCAGGGGATGCGCGCGACTGGGACCAGGCCAGCAGCCTGGCCGCCCTGCAGGCCGCGACCGGCCACATGGACGCGGGCCTGCAGGCGCTGCTGGAGGCGATGCCGGCCTGGCGCGCCTGGACGCTGTGCGACCGCACGCCGCTCAGCGGTCCCGATCAGATGGCCGGCGAGCGCGTGGCCCTGGTCGGCGATGCCGCGCACCCGATGCTGCCCTACCTGGCGCAAGGCGCCGGCATGGCGATCGAGGACGGGGTGGCGCTGGCCGAGGCACTCGACGGCTGCGGCGCCGAGGAGGTGCCGCAGCGTCTCGCGCGCTACGCGCAAGGGCGCTGGGAACGCAATGCGCAGGTGCAGGCGCGGGCGCGGCGCAACGGCGAGATCTTCCATGCCACCGGCCTGGTGCGCGTGGGTCGCGACGCGGCCCTGCGGGTGCTGGGCGCACGGCTGCTCGACGTGCCCTGGCTCTACGGGGCCTGA
- a CDS encoding DUF6587 family protein — protein sequence MTQQIIVGLIVALAAFYAVWRWMPAGWRRAAAARLASGSQRAGLLDAQRAQQMAASLAKTSGCGSCDSCGTCGTPADSAQARRSTTGR from the coding sequence ATGACCCAACAGATCATCGTTGGACTGATCGTCGCGCTGGCCGCGTTCTACGCCGTTTGGCGCTGGATGCCCGCCGGCTGGCGCCGCGCGGCCGCGGCCCGGCTCGCTTCGGGCTCGCAACGCGCGGGCCTGCTCGATGCGCAGCGTGCGCAGCAAATGGCCGCATCGCTTGCCAAGACCTCGGGCTGCGGTTCGTGCGACAGCTGCGGCACTTGCGGCACTCCGGCCGATTCGGCGCAGGCCAGGCGCAGCACCACCGGGCGCTGA
- the feoB gene encoding ferrous iron transporter B: protein MAEATLNFQPGAAVSSAPPGRIALLGNPNCGKTALFNLLTGSRQKVANYAGVTVERKEGLLRTASGRRVAVLDLPGAYSLNALSADEAVTRDVVTGKSEEALPDLLVCVTDATNLRLNLRLVLEARRLGLPMVVALNMTDMAKKQGIAIDVPLLAAELGVPVIETVGVHAGGAQGLLAQLDAPVAVARAAPWQAPGLDDVLATQREVRRILAAAVREPAGSLAASDRIDRVVMHPLWGMLVLAVTLFLMFQAVFSWANVPMDAIKDATGALGELVKQLVPEGMLQSLLVDGIVAGVGGVIVFLPQILILFLFILALEDSGYLPRAAFLLDRVMGTVGLSGRSFIPLLSSFACAIPGVMATRTISNWRDRLTTIMIAPLMTCSARLPVYALLIAAFIPARTVGGVFNLQGVVLFALYVFGIVSAMAVAWVMKRFRGTQQRSPLMMELPAYRWPNLRNLALGLYERAWIFIQRVGTIILTLTILLWFLSTFPSPPEGATGPAIQYSLAGIIGRGLEHIFAPIGFNWQISIALVPGMAAREVAVGALGTVYALSATGDDVAGQLEPLIAGSWSLATALSLLVWYVFAPQCISTLAAVKRETGSWRYVWIMAAYLFALAYVACLITYRVALAFTGG from the coding sequence ATGGCTGAGGCGACCCTCAACTTCCAGCCGGGCGCCGCCGTCTCGTCCGCGCCGCCCGGACGCATCGCGCTCCTGGGCAATCCCAACTGCGGCAAGACCGCGCTGTTCAACCTGCTCACCGGCAGCCGCCAGAAGGTGGCCAACTACGCCGGCGTGACGGTCGAGCGCAAGGAGGGCTTGCTGCGCACCGCCTCGGGCCGACGGGTGGCCGTGCTCGACCTGCCTGGGGCCTACAGCCTCAATGCACTGTCGGCCGACGAGGCTGTCACCCGCGACGTGGTGACCGGCAAGAGCGAGGAGGCCTTGCCCGACCTGCTGGTGTGCGTGACCGACGCCACCAATCTGCGGCTCAACCTGCGCCTGGTGCTGGAGGCCCGGCGCCTGGGACTGCCGATGGTGGTGGCGCTCAACATGACCGACATGGCGAAGAAGCAGGGCATCGCGATCGACGTGCCGCTGCTGGCAGCCGAGCTCGGCGTGCCGGTGATCGAGACGGTCGGCGTGCACGCGGGCGGCGCGCAGGGCCTGCTGGCGCAGCTCGATGCGCCGGTCGCGGTCGCCCGGGCCGCGCCCTGGCAGGCACCGGGCCTCGACGACGTGCTCGCCACCCAGCGCGAGGTGCGCCGCATCCTGGCCGCGGCGGTGCGCGAGCCCGCGGGCAGCCTGGCCGCCAGCGACCGCATCGACCGCGTGGTGATGCATCCGCTGTGGGGCATGCTGGTGCTGGCGGTCACGCTGTTCCTGATGTTCCAGGCGGTGTTCAGCTGGGCCAACGTGCCGATGGATGCCATCAAGGACGCCACGGGCGCCCTCGGCGAGCTGGTGAAGCAACTGGTGCCCGAGGGCATGCTGCAGAGCCTGCTGGTGGACGGCATCGTCGCCGGCGTGGGCGGCGTGATCGTGTTCCTGCCCCAGATCCTGATCCTGTTCCTGTTCATCCTTGCGCTCGAAGACTCCGGCTACCTGCCGCGCGCGGCCTTCCTGCTCGACCGCGTGATGGGCACGGTGGGGCTGTCGGGCCGCTCCTTCATTCCGCTGTTGTCGAGCTTCGCCTGCGCCATCCCCGGCGTGATGGCCACGCGCACCATCAGCAACTGGCGCGACCGGCTCACCACGATCATGATCGCGCCGCTGATGACCTGCTCGGCGCGGCTGCCGGTTTATGCGCTGCTGATCGCGGCCTTCATCCCGGCGCGCACCGTGGGCGGCGTGTTCAACCTGCAGGGTGTGGTGCTGTTCGCGCTGTATGTCTTCGGCATCGTCTCGGCCATGGCGGTGGCGTGGGTGATGAAGCGCTTCCGCGGCACTCAGCAGCGCTCGCCGCTGATGATGGAGCTGCCGGCCTACCGCTGGCCCAACCTGCGCAACTTGGCGCTGGGCCTGTACGAGCGCGCGTGGATCTTCATCCAGCGGGTGGGCACCATCATCCTGACGCTGACGATCCTGCTGTGGTTCCTGTCCACCTTCCCGTCGCCACCCGAGGGCGCGACCGGCCCCGCCATCCAGTACAGCCTGGCCGGCATCATCGGCCGCGGCCTCGAGCACATCTTCGCGCCCATCGGCTTCAACTGGCAGATCTCGATCGCGCTGGTGCCCGGCATGGCGGCGCGCGAGGTGGCGGTGGGCGCGCTCGGCACGGTGTACGCGCTCTCGGCGACCGGCGACGATGTCGCGGGCCAGCTGGAGCCGCTGATCGCCGGCAGCTGGTCGCTCGCCACGGCGCTGTCGCTGCTGGTCTGGTACGTGTTCGCGCCGCAGTGCATCTCGACGCTGGCGGCGGTCAAGCGCGAGACCGGTTCGTGGCGCTATGTGTGGATCATGGCGGCCTACTTGTTTGCCCTCGCCTACGTTGCGTGCTTGATCACCTATCGTGTGGCCCTGGCATTCACAGGAGGATGA
- a CDS encoding FeoA family protein, whose amino-acid sequence MNRAATAAISLDQLPNHQWATVLEVSRPEEAEVRDLVLRLTEIGFVPGEMVRIVATGVPNREPLAVRLGHTTFALRRHEAALVRVLPGAAHHG is encoded by the coding sequence ATGAATCGGGCGGCGACAGCCGCCATCAGCCTTGACCAGCTTCCGAACCACCAATGGGCCACCGTGCTCGAGGTCTCGAGGCCCGAAGAAGCGGAAGTGCGCGACCTGGTGCTCCGGCTGACCGAGATCGGCTTCGTGCCCGGCGAGATGGTGCGCATCGTCGCCACCGGAGTACCCAACCGAGAGCCGCTGGCTGTGCGCCTGGGCCACACCACTTTCGCACTGCGGCGCCACGAGGCCGCGCTGGTGCGCGTGCTGCCGGGAGCCGCGCACCATGGCTGA
- a CDS encoding C13 family peptidase — MWLGWWTLNTTPARGALGRWFALGTWAAVPWSLLMAGMSLAYSQGWLPSVLTTASGFWAVYGALLGIGLVAAVRLMARCVASPMRLAIFVPGLLAISALGIWEALQEQERVWQEDASASAKAPERPRLRLTQETFEAQQAVWQRAVDGIAPRRDGEAQVFGLVFAPYASEDVFLRESAMVATLLEERFDARGRVLRLVNHATTAEELPWATPLNLRRAVEAVAARMDREQDVLVVYMTSHGASDFKLASSHWPLTVPWLTPQQLREALDAAGIRHRVIAISACYSGGWIEPLATQHSLVMTAADAEHTSYGCGHRSELTFFGRALFDEALRKTRSFEAAFAAAVPVIRQREIDAQKEDGFSNPQIRVGDGIRPVLDRLSQRLGDD, encoded by the coding sequence ATGTGGCTCGGCTGGTGGACGCTGAACACCACCCCCGCGCGAGGCGCCCTCGGCCGCTGGTTCGCGCTGGGCACCTGGGCCGCAGTGCCCTGGAGCCTGCTGATGGCCGGCATGTCCCTGGCCTATTCCCAGGGCTGGTTGCCGAGCGTGCTGACCACGGCGTCCGGCTTCTGGGCGGTCTACGGCGCCTTGCTCGGGATCGGCCTGGTGGCCGCCGTGCGACTGATGGCCCGCTGCGTGGCGAGCCCGATGCGACTCGCGATCTTCGTGCCGGGCCTGCTGGCGATCAGCGCGCTCGGCATCTGGGAGGCCCTGCAGGAGCAGGAGCGCGTCTGGCAGGAAGACGCCAGCGCCTCCGCCAAGGCACCCGAGCGGCCCCGGCTGCGCCTGACGCAGGAGACTTTCGAGGCGCAGCAGGCCGTCTGGCAGCGCGCGGTCGACGGCATCGCGCCTCGGCGCGACGGCGAGGCTCAGGTGTTCGGCCTGGTGTTCGCGCCCTATGCCTCCGAGGACGTCTTCCTGCGCGAGAGCGCGATGGTGGCCACCCTGCTGGAGGAGCGCTTCGATGCCCGCGGCCGTGTGCTGCGCCTGGTCAACCACGCCACGACCGCGGAGGAGCTGCCGTGGGCGACGCCGCTGAACCTCCGGCGCGCCGTGGAAGCGGTGGCCGCCCGCATGGACCGCGAGCAGGACGTGCTGGTGGTCTACATGACCTCCCACGGCGCCAGCGACTTCAAGCTGGCATCGTCCCACTGGCCGCTCACCGTGCCCTGGCTGACGCCGCAGCAGCTGCGCGAGGCGCTGGACGCGGCCGGCATCCGGCATCGGGTGATCGCGATCTCGGCCTGCTATTCGGGCGGCTGGATCGAGCCCCTGGCCACCCAGCACAGCCTGGTCATGACCGCGGCCGATGCCGAGCACACCTCCTACGGCTGCGGCCACCGCTCCGAACTCACTTTCTTCGGCCGCGCACTGTTCGACGAGGCCCTGCGCAAGACGCGCTCCTTCGAAGCGGCCTTCGCTGCGGCGGTGCCGGTGATCCGGCAACGGGAGATCGACGCACAAAAGGAAGACGGCTTCTCCAACCCGCAGATCCGCGTTGGGGATGGCATCAGGCCCGTGCTGGACAGGCTCTCGCAGCGGCTCGGGGACGACTGA
- a CDS encoding aconitate hydratase, translating into MAREPAHAFAPMLKTFKTASGKAGKYWSLKELARQYPNVDKLPVSIRIVLESVLRNCDGKKVSPEHVEQLANWAPNADRTDEIPFVVTRVVLQDFTGVPLLADLAAMRSVAQSLGKSPKTIEPLVPVDLVVDHSVMVDYYGTPKALDLNMKLEFQRNNERYQFMKWGMQAFDTFGVVPPGFGIVHQVNLEYFARGVYKSPQDTSDTPVYYPDSLVGTDSHTTMINGIGVVGWGVGGIEAEAAMLGQPVYMLTPDVVGFELGGKLREGVTATDLVLYVTNILRSEKVVGKFVEFFGPGAASIPVPDRATIGNMAPEYGATMGFFPVDEMTVEYFRGTGRTDKEIERFEAYYKAQGLFGMPAPGELNYTKVVKLDLGTVTPSVAGPKRPQDRIDLGHLATKFSELYSKPNEANGFNQPAEKLKARYPLSQHGETAEEAPAEPRPGAPAPMVEMVANKPTAEAAHVGATTAHAPNNAVTIGNGDVLIAAITSCTNTSNPSVLLAAGLLAKKAVEAGLKVKPHVKTSLAPGSRIVTEYLEKAGLLPYLEKLGFYLAGYGCTTCIGNAGDLAPEINEVITKNNLVAAAVLSGNRNFEARIHPNLKANFLASPPLVVAYAIAGNVMVDLMTQPVGKGKKGRDVYLGDIWPSSKEIDENLHYAMNAKAFRKNYEQIQENPGKLWSSIKGTAGQVYDWPTSTYIAKPPFFDGFKMQPHASDAGFTGARIMALFGDSITTDHISPAGAIKESSPAGIWLKAHGVSKADFNSYGSRRGNHEVMMRGTFANVRIKNLMIPPGPDGSREEGGVTLFQPGGEKMFIYDAAMKYIEQGVPTVIFGGEEYGTGSSRDWAAKGTQLLGIKAVVARSFERIHRANLVGMGVLPLQFRGADSWESLGLTGEEKIDVVIGGELKPQMDVKIVVHRADGTHQEVTVRLRIDTPIEVDYYRHGGILPFVLRQLLAA; encoded by the coding sequence ATGGCCAGAGAACCGGCGCACGCTTTCGCCCCCATGCTCAAGACCTTCAAGACTGCATCGGGCAAGGCCGGCAAATACTGGTCGCTCAAGGAACTCGCCAGGCAATATCCGAACGTCGACAAGCTGCCGGTCTCGATCCGTATCGTGCTCGAGTCGGTACTGCGCAACTGCGACGGCAAGAAGGTGTCGCCCGAGCATGTCGAGCAGCTCGCCAACTGGGCGCCCAACGCGGACCGCACCGACGAAATCCCCTTCGTCGTGACGCGGGTGGTGCTGCAGGACTTCACCGGCGTGCCGCTGCTGGCCGACCTGGCCGCGATGCGCAGCGTGGCCCAGTCGCTCGGCAAGTCACCCAAGACCATCGAGCCGCTGGTACCGGTGGACCTGGTGGTCGACCACTCGGTGATGGTGGACTACTATGGGACGCCCAAGGCGCTCGACCTCAACATGAAGCTGGAATTCCAGCGCAACAACGAGCGCTACCAGTTCATGAAATGGGGCATGCAGGCCTTCGACACCTTCGGGGTGGTGCCGCCGGGCTTCGGCATCGTGCACCAGGTCAACCTCGAATATTTCGCGCGCGGCGTCTACAAGAGCCCGCAGGACACGAGCGACACGCCGGTCTACTACCCCGATTCGCTGGTGGGCACTGACAGCCACACGACCATGATCAACGGCATCGGCGTCGTGGGCTGGGGTGTGGGCGGCATCGAGGCCGAGGCCGCGATGCTGGGCCAGCCGGTCTACATGCTCACGCCCGACGTGGTGGGTTTCGAGCTCGGCGGCAAGCTGCGAGAGGGCGTGACGGCCACCGACCTGGTGCTCTACGTCACCAACATCCTGCGAAGCGAGAAGGTGGTGGGCAAGTTCGTCGAGTTCTTCGGCCCCGGCGCCGCTTCCATCCCCGTTCCGGATCGTGCGACCATCGGCAACATGGCGCCCGAGTACGGCGCAACCATGGGCTTCTTCCCTGTCGATGAGATGACGGTCGAGTATTTCCGGGGCACGGGACGCACCGACAAGGAAATCGAGCGCTTCGAGGCCTACTACAAGGCCCAAGGCCTGTTCGGCATGCCCGCGCCCGGCGAGCTCAACTACACCAAGGTCGTCAAGCTGGACCTCGGCACCGTCACCCCCAGCGTGGCCGGCCCCAAGCGTCCGCAGGACCGCATCGACCTCGGCCACCTGGCGACCAAGTTCTCCGAGCTCTACAGCAAGCCGAACGAGGCCAACGGCTTCAATCAGCCTGCCGAAAAGCTCAAGGCGCGCTACCCGCTGTCGCAGCACGGCGAGACGGCCGAGGAGGCGCCCGCCGAACCTCGGCCCGGCGCGCCGGCGCCGATGGTCGAGATGGTGGCCAACAAGCCGACCGCCGAGGCCGCGCATGTCGGCGCCACGACGGCCCATGCGCCGAACAATGCGGTGACCATCGGGAACGGCGACGTGCTGATCGCTGCCATCACCTCCTGCACCAACACCTCCAATCCCAGCGTGCTGCTGGCAGCAGGCCTGCTGGCCAAGAAGGCGGTTGAGGCAGGTCTCAAGGTCAAGCCGCACGTGAAGACCTCGCTGGCGCCGGGTTCGCGCATCGTGACCGAGTACCTCGAGAAGGCGGGCCTCCTGCCCTACCTCGAGAAGCTGGGCTTCTACCTGGCCGGCTACGGGTGCACCACCTGCATCGGCAATGCAGGCGACCTTGCGCCCGAGATCAACGAGGTGATCACGAAGAACAACCTGGTGGCTGCCGCCGTGCTTTCGGGCAACCGCAACTTCGAGGCCCGCATCCATCCGAATCTCAAGGCCAACTTCCTGGCCTCGCCGCCGCTGGTGGTGGCCTACGCGATCGCCGGCAACGTCATGGTCGACCTGATGACCCAGCCGGTGGGCAAGGGCAAGAAGGGCAGGGACGTGTACCTGGGCGACATCTGGCCCAGTTCCAAGGAGATCGACGAGAACCTGCACTATGCGATGAACGCCAAGGCCTTTCGCAAGAACTACGAGCAGATCCAGGAGAACCCCGGCAAGCTGTGGAGCAGCATCAAGGGCACCGCAGGCCAGGTCTATGACTGGCCGACGTCGACCTACATTGCCAAGCCGCCATTCTTCGACGGCTTCAAGATGCAGCCGCACGCGTCGGACGCGGGCTTCACCGGCGCGCGCATCATGGCGCTGTTCGGCGATTCGATCACCACCGACCACATCTCGCCCGCCGGCGCGATCAAGGAAAGCTCGCCGGCCGGCATCTGGCTCAAGGCCCACGGCGTTTCGAAGGCCGACTTCAACAGCTATGGCTCACGGCGCGGCAACCACGAGGTGATGATGCGCGGCACCTTTGCCAACGTGCGCATCAAGAACCTCATGATCCCGCCCGGTCCGGACGGCTCGCGCGAGGAGGGCGGCGTGACCTTGTTCCAGCCCGGCGGCGAGAAGATGTTCATCTACGACGCGGCGATGAAGTACATCGAGCAGGGCGTGCCCACCGTGATCTTCGGCGGCGAGGAATACGGCACCGGCTCCTCGCGCGACTGGGCGGCCAAGGGCACGCAATTGCTGGGCATCAAGGCGGTGGTGGCGCGCAGCTTCGAGCGCATCCACCGCGCCAACCTGGTCGGCATGGGCGTGCTGCCGCTGCAGTTCCGCGGTGCCGATTCATGGGAAAGCCTGGGCCTCACCGGCGAGGAGAAGATCGACGTGGTGATCGGCGGCGAGCTCAAGCCGCAGATGGATGTGAAGATCGTCGTCCACCGCGCCGACGGCACGCACCAGGAGGTGACGGTGCGCCTGCGCATCGACACGCCGATCGAGGTCGACTACTACAGGCACGGGGGCATTCTCCCGTTCGTGCTGAGGCAGCTGCTGGCCGCCTGA
- a CDS encoding helix-turn-helix domain-containing protein, with protein sequence MSLHPTPPTAADSFGAHLRHWRQHRRLSQLDLAHEAQVSTRHLSYVETGRAEPSREMVLRLAERLEVPLRERNTLLVAAGYAPMYRQRSLDDPALAPARQAVDLVLKGHEPFPALAVDRHWNLVAHNALVPLLMEGAAPELLAPPVNVLRLSLHPDGLAPRIANLAQWRAHLLERLQQQIAATGDATLVALHDELAAYPAPRVSHDSPASNSELAGVAVPFQYVTPHGVLSFISTTTIFGTPVDVTLQELAVESFFPADASTAAALAAMAQQVAG encoded by the coding sequence ATGAGCCTGCACCCGACGCCGCCCACCGCCGCCGATTCCTTTGGCGCCCACCTGCGCCACTGGCGCCAGCACCGCCGCCTCAGCCAGCTCGACCTGGCGCACGAGGCCCAGGTGTCGACCCGGCACTTGAGCTATGTCGAGACCGGCCGCGCCGAGCCCAGCCGCGAGATGGTGCTGCGCCTTGCCGAGCGGCTCGAGGTGCCGCTTCGCGAGCGCAACACGCTGCTGGTAGCGGCCGGCTATGCGCCGATGTACCGGCAGCGCTCGCTGGACGACCCGGCCTTGGCGCCCGCCCGGCAAGCGGTGGATCTGGTGCTCAAGGGCCACGAGCCCTTCCCGGCGCTGGCAGTCGACCGGCACTGGAACCTGGTGGCGCACAACGCGCTGGTGCCCCTGCTGATGGAAGGCGCGGCGCCCGAGCTGCTGGCTCCTCCCGTCAACGTCTTGCGGCTCAGCCTGCATCCCGATGGGTTGGCGCCGCGCATCGCCAACCTCGCCCAATGGCGCGCCCACTTGCTGGAGCGGCTGCAGCAGCAGATCGCGGCTACCGGCGATGCGACATTGGTCGCGCTGCACGACGAGCTCGCGGCCTACCCCGCGCCGCGGGTCAGCCACGACTCCCCGGCCAGCAACAGCGAGCTCGCCGGCGTGGCCGTGCCCTTCCAGTACGTGACGCCGCATGGCGTGCTGAGCTTCATCAGCACGACGACCATCTTCGGCACGCCGGTGGACGTCACGCTGCAGGAGCTGGCAGTGGAGTCGTTCTTTCCGGCGGACGCCTCGACCGCCGCCGCGCTGGCCGCGATGGCGCAGCAGGTGGCGGGCTGA
- a CDS encoding pyridoxamine 5'-phosphate oxidase family protein, which yields MPTTDQHAKLWDLIKDTRYGMLTHRHGDGQLHSHPLTTQSKNLEEGGTLYFFIPRDGEIARHVASDPMVNVSYANTDKDSYVSVAGQAALVEDQARKEALFNTMSKAWFPQGPTDPNLGLLAVSIVEAEYWDVKDSKMVQLMKMAASAVTGNPPRQMAEHEKLRGG from the coding sequence ATGCCCACCACCGACCAGCACGCCAAGCTCTGGGACCTGATCAAGGACACGCGCTACGGCATGCTGACCCACCGCCATGGCGATGGCCAGCTGCACAGCCACCCTCTCACCACCCAAAGCAAGAACCTGGAGGAAGGGGGGACGCTCTACTTCTTCATTCCCCGGGACGGGGAGATCGCGCGCCACGTCGCGAGCGACCCGATGGTCAACGTGTCATACGCCAACACGGACAAGGACAGCTATGTCTCCGTGGCCGGACAGGCCGCCCTCGTCGAGGACCAGGCCAGGAAGGAAGCGCTTTTCAACACCATGTCCAAGGCCTGGTTCCCCCAAGGACCCACGGATCCCAACCTGGGCCTGCTGGCGGTCAGCATCGTCGAGGCCGAATACTGGGACGTGAAGGACAGCAAGATGGTCCAGCTGATGAAGATGGCAGCTTCGGCCGTCACCGGAAATCCGCCAAGGCAAATGGCGGAGCACGAGAAACTCCGGGGCGGCTGA